The proteins below come from a single Arthrobacter crystallopoietes genomic window:
- a CDS encoding ABC transporter substrate-binding protein, with the protein MPQPVDVGTLLGGRYKVTAQILASAEQDLVLNGVDQVLNRPVSILVAAPENASQAAMSAREIATGERAGSVQVLDLGITDGYTYLITNQAEAADLLDLVIQQDAAPYVEPFFTDTLGSEIFGQARSREPEPYDEDDYYEEEYDDEPRTSLRERLNKLDLPKLGRSNNDGGAKPLFGRRPGAGTAAGAAGAAAGAAAAGHSGTGTVDDRTTHFGRPQADSSARAGSVPPPPQSPPQFFDDNNHPVTAPVDQPRTEHRENGEAPKVSLWSVNDYYEDRPQTSYQPAAEPAAPAPPAHNARSEKDEYVRSASMFPAGARGNSRSREEDYEYDEYDDDENNSPKTSRLLIGGLLAVLLIIAVVIAVNQLNLFRGGPVAGENTEENNSAPANPGETKAAESDPAEDAVVEPAIAGLERLVPDMPSLDAENDGSLPEAIDGNPATYWTSFQYQSDQFGGYASNMALVVELEESSSISTIELTQLSGSGGNFSVMLNDSPTLEGARQVAQGSFTAQKATIPVPEDEGAAPKAEYVIINFTQLPRLSNPQGGPPFGIRMAEIEVS; encoded by the coding sequence GTGCCGCAACCAGTAGATGTGGGGACCTTGCTCGGCGGCCGCTACAAGGTCACCGCGCAGATTCTCGCGTCCGCCGAACAGGACCTGGTGCTCAACGGCGTGGACCAGGTCCTCAACCGTCCGGTCAGCATCCTCGTCGCCGCGCCGGAGAATGCCAGCCAGGCGGCCATGAGCGCCCGCGAGATCGCCACGGGCGAGCGTGCCGGCAGCGTGCAGGTCCTGGACCTGGGCATCACGGACGGCTACACGTACCTCATCACCAACCAGGCCGAGGCGGCGGACCTCCTGGACCTGGTCATCCAGCAGGATGCCGCTCCCTACGTCGAGCCGTTCTTTACGGACACCCTCGGCTCGGAGATCTTCGGCCAAGCCCGCTCGCGCGAGCCGGAGCCCTATGACGAGGATGACTACTACGAGGAAGAGTACGACGACGAGCCGCGCACTAGCCTCCGGGAACGCCTGAACAAGCTGGACCTGCCCAAACTCGGCCGTTCAAACAACGACGGCGGCGCCAAGCCTTTGTTCGGCCGTCGCCCGGGTGCCGGTACGGCGGCCGGAGCCGCAGGCGCGGCAGCCGGCGCCGCTGCAGCTGGTCACTCGGGAACCGGTACGGTCGATGACCGCACAACGCACTTCGGGCGTCCCCAGGCAGACAGCTCCGCGCGTGCAGGCAGCGTCCCCCCGCCGCCCCAGTCGCCGCCGCAGTTCTTCGACGACAACAACCATCCGGTTACCGCACCGGTGGACCAGCCGCGAACGGAACACCGCGAAAATGGTGAAGCCCCCAAGGTCAGCCTTTGGTCGGTCAACGATTACTACGAGGACCGGCCGCAAACCTCCTATCAGCCCGCCGCCGAACCTGCCGCACCGGCCCCGCCGGCGCACAATGCCCGTTCAGAGAAAGACGAGTATGTCCGCTCTGCTTCGATGTTCCCCGCTGGAGCCCGCGGCAATTCGAGGTCGCGCGAAGAAGACTACGAATACGACGAATATGACGACGACGAGAACAACAGCCCGAAAACCTCGCGGCTGCTGATCGGCGGCTTGCTTGCCGTCCTGCTGATTATCGCCGTCGTCATTGCGGTCAACCAGCTGAATCTGTTCCGCGGCGGCCCCGTTGCAGGCGAGAATACCGAAGAGAACAATTCCGCGCCGGCCAATCCGGGTGAAACGAAGGCAGCAGAGAGCGATCCCGCCGAAGATGCCGTAGTGGAGCCCGCAATTGCCGGCCTGGAACGGCTAGTGCCCGATATGCCCAGTCTCGACGCGGAAAACGACGGCAGTCTGCCGGAGGCCATAGACGGCAACCCTGCGACGTACTGGACCAGTTTCCAGTACCAGTCGGACCAGTTCGGCGGTTATGCCTCCAACATGGCCCTGGTTGTCGAACTCGAGGAGTCCTCGAGCATCAGCACCATCGAGCTGACCCAGCTCAGTGGCAGCGGCGGCAACTTCTCGGTGATGCTTAACGATTCTCCGACGCTGGAGGGTGCCCGGCAGGTCGCCCAAGGCAGCTTCACCGCCCAGAAGGCCACTATCCCCGTTCCGGAAGATGAAGGCGCCGCGCCGAAGGCAGAGTACGTCATCATCAACTTCACCCAATTGCCCAGGCTTTCCAATCCCCAGGGCGGTCCGCCTTTTGGTATTCGTATGGCGGAGATCGAAGTTTCGTGA
- the trxA gene encoding thioredoxin, whose product MSNAKDVTDASFDADVLKSDKPVIVDFWAEWCGPCRMLTPILDDIAAEHAGKVEVVKLNVDDNPATAAQYGITSIPAVYVFKDGKVAATSIGAKPKQVIEKEFAEFLG is encoded by the coding sequence ATGAGCAACGCTAAAGATGTCACGGATGCCAGCTTCGACGCTGACGTCCTGAAGTCCGACAAGCCCGTCATCGTCGACTTCTGGGCCGAATGGTGCGGCCCCTGCCGTATGCTGACGCCCATTCTGGACGATATTGCAGCGGAACACGCCGGCAAGGTCGAGGTCGTCAAGCTGAATGTGGATGACAACCCTGCGACCGCCGCTCAGTACGGCATTACGTCCATCCCCGCTGTCTATGTCTTCAAGGACGGCAAGGTGGCCGCCACGTCAATCGGCGCCAAGCCGAAGCAGGTTATCGAGAAGGAATTTGCTGAGTTCCTCGGCTAG
- the trxB gene encoding thioredoxin-disulfide reductase, with amino-acid sequence MSTDTTTSVRDVIIVGSGPAGYTAAVYTARANLKPLLIASSVQAGGELMNTTDVENYPGFPEGIMGPDLMDTFQKQAERFGTEILFEDVTELELDGPIKKVTIGTGETFTAKSVIISTGSAYRELGLEDEKRLAGRGISWCATCDGFFFKDQDIAVVGGGDSAMEEALFLTKFAKSVTVVHRRDSLRASKIMQDRALNHEKIKFQWNSAVTGIDGTDKVTALRLTDTVDGSESVLPVTGVFVAIGNDPRVELVKGKLDLTSEGTIAVDGRSSRTSLAGVFAAGDVIDPTYRQAITASGSGCVAAIDVEHYLASLEDAEIPVAEPATV; translated from the coding sequence GTGAGCACAGATACCACCACGTCCGTGCGGGACGTCATCATCGTCGGCTCCGGCCCTGCCGGTTACACGGCAGCTGTCTACACGGCGCGTGCCAACCTGAAGCCGCTGCTGATCGCCAGTTCCGTACAGGCCGGCGGTGAACTCATGAACACTACCGACGTCGAAAACTACCCAGGCTTCCCCGAAGGCATCATGGGGCCGGATCTCATGGACACCTTCCAAAAGCAGGCCGAGCGCTTCGGCACGGAAATCCTGTTTGAGGACGTCACCGAACTGGAACTCGATGGCCCCATCAAGAAGGTCACTATCGGCACGGGCGAGACATTCACAGCGAAGTCCGTCATCATCTCCACCGGCTCCGCCTACCGCGAGCTGGGCCTGGAAGATGAAAAGCGGCTTGCGGGCCGTGGGATCAGCTGGTGCGCAACCTGCGACGGCTTCTTCTTCAAGGACCAGGACATCGCCGTCGTTGGCGGTGGGGACTCAGCCATGGAGGAAGCGCTCTTCCTGACCAAGTTCGCTAAGTCGGTCACGGTCGTCCATCGCCGGGACAGCCTTCGTGCCTCGAAGATCATGCAGGACCGGGCGCTGAACCACGAGAAGATCAAGTTCCAGTGGAACTCTGCAGTCACCGGCATCGATGGTACCGACAAGGTAACTGCACTCAGGTTGACAGACACTGTTGACGGGAGCGAGAGCGTGCTGCCCGTGACCGGTGTGTTCGTGGCCATCGGCAATGATCCCCGCGTGGAACTCGTCAAGGGCAAACTGGACCTGACGTCCGAAGGCACCATCGCCGTTGACGGTCGGTCTTCCCGGACGTCTCTCGCAGGCGTCTTCGCGGCCGGCGACGTCATTGACCCGACCTACCGTCAAGCCATCACCGCTTCCGGCTCCGGCTGCGTTGCAGCCATCGATGTCGAGCACTACCTCGCTTCCCTTGAGGATGCCGAAATTCCGGTAGCCGAGCCGGCCACCGTCTAA
- a CDS encoding N-acetylmuramoyl-L-alanine amidase: MDNDAADQSLRRSDTSRRVVALRERLLRAGISMAYLAPDQVNDPTVFDDHVDAAVRTFQQNRGLMVDGVAGPETLRALGEAQYNLGDRPMFWQHGIDHTRGDDVSELQRQLSYLGFYYGHIDGEFGERTHLAVRELQQNLGLEPTGVADAPLIGAMARVNRSISPSHAFSLRDYERLNQASAALKGRVVCLTAGHGTSFQSSVTDKASGRPLTEKLVASDVMRRVESILSGLGAEVTVVAAGDEKAADNRVQLIRKVSPSLSISINCDSLDQPLANGVSAFYWGKPETGEIRSPIGHRAAELVLKEVLARTTATDLGIHGRSWDILRLTSIPSIQLDIGYLSNPDEAGRLADPVFRQVLADAIVIAIQRLYLLEEDDEPTGTLALDDVRRFNPER, encoded by the coding sequence ATGGATAACGACGCTGCAGACCAGAGTCTGCGCCGTTCGGATACTAGCCGGCGCGTGGTGGCCCTAAGAGAAAGGCTGCTGCGCGCCGGCATTTCCATGGCGTATCTGGCACCGGATCAGGTTAACGATCCGACGGTTTTCGACGACCATGTTGATGCTGCCGTCCGCACGTTCCAGCAGAACCGTGGACTCATGGTGGATGGCGTGGCAGGTCCAGAAACACTAAGGGCGCTGGGCGAAGCACAGTACAACCTGGGCGACAGGCCTATGTTCTGGCAACACGGTATCGACCACACGCGGGGAGATGATGTATCGGAGCTCCAACGCCAGTTGTCCTATCTCGGGTTTTATTACGGCCACATAGACGGCGAGTTCGGCGAACGTACTCATCTCGCCGTGCGGGAACTCCAGCAGAACCTCGGTCTTGAACCTACCGGCGTCGCGGATGCCCCCCTCATCGGAGCGATGGCACGCGTGAACCGCAGCATTAGTCCGAGTCATGCCTTCTCGCTCAGGGACTATGAACGGCTGAACCAGGCTTCCGCAGCGCTCAAGGGCCGCGTCGTTTGTTTGACCGCCGGTCATGGAACCTCCTTCCAATCTTCCGTAACCGACAAGGCAAGCGGACGCCCTTTGACTGAGAAGCTGGTCGCATCCGATGTGATGCGCCGCGTTGAGAGCATCCTGTCCGGCCTCGGGGCAGAAGTAACTGTGGTGGCTGCTGGGGACGAGAAGGCTGCGGACAACCGTGTCCAGTTGATTCGTAAGGTGTCTCCTAGTTTGAGCATCTCAATCAACTGCGATTCGCTGGATCAACCACTGGCCAATGGTGTCTCTGCCTTTTATTGGGGCAAACCGGAAACAGGAGAAATTCGTTCTCCAATCGGTCACCGGGCCGCTGAATTAGTCCTGAAGGAAGTTCTTGCCCGGACTACGGCAACCGACCTGGGGATCCACGGACGCAGTTGGGACATCTTGCGACTGACAAGCATCCCGTCAATCCAACTCGATATCGGTTATCTCAGTAATCCTGACGAAGCCGGCAGACTGGCAGACCCTGTCTTCCGTCAGGTACTGGCTGATGCCATCGTTATAGCTATCCAGCGGCTTTACTTGCTGGAAGAGGATGACGAACCGACAGGTACCTTGGCACTCGATGACGTGCGGCGTTTCAACCCTGAGCGTTGA